In Nocardia sp. BMG111209, a genomic segment contains:
- a CDS encoding nitronate monooxygenase family protein has product MTLRTALTEQLGVRYPIVSAPMGGEAGGALAAAVSEGGGFGMIGAGRGDREWLRREAGIARNATGKPWGIGYLTWAITEAVIADALSHEPAAVMLSFGDPTPFARLVQDAGVPLILQVTDRAEARRAVDLGADVIVAQGGDAGGHSGENAIGTMSFVPAVVDLAGTIPVLAAGGIGDGRGLAAALALGAAGALIGTRFQASPEALVSEEIGKAIVAADGEDTEINRTLDIARDAPWPANYPARTLGNPFLDRWRDRDDELRATPEALHEYRAAAARGDISVIPVWAGQAVGLVTDIQPAADIVAAIVAEAERALARIDR; this is encoded by the coding sequence ATGACATTGCGTACCGCATTGACCGAGCAGCTCGGCGTTCGATACCCCATAGTGTCGGCACCTATGGGTGGCGAGGCCGGCGGCGCGTTGGCTGCGGCGGTCTCCGAAGGCGGCGGGTTCGGCATGATCGGCGCCGGCCGTGGTGATCGTGAATGGCTGCGCCGGGAGGCCGGGATCGCTCGGAATGCCACCGGGAAGCCTTGGGGTATCGGTTATCTCACCTGGGCGATCACAGAGGCCGTGATCGCCGACGCACTGTCCCACGAGCCTGCGGCGGTGATGCTGTCGTTCGGCGACCCGACACCGTTCGCCCGGCTCGTGCAGGATGCGGGTGTGCCACTGATCCTGCAGGTGACCGATCGGGCGGAGGCCCGGCGTGCCGTCGATCTCGGTGCCGACGTGATCGTGGCCCAGGGCGGCGACGCGGGTGGGCACAGCGGCGAGAACGCCATCGGCACCATGTCTTTCGTCCCGGCGGTGGTGGATCTGGCCGGGACGATTCCGGTGCTCGCGGCCGGCGGGATCGGTGACGGTCGTGGACTGGCGGCCGCGCTGGCGCTCGGTGCGGCGGGGGCACTCATCGGCACCCGTTTCCAGGCCAGCCCGGAAGCTCTGGTGTCCGAGGAGATCGGTAAGGCGATCGTGGCGGCGGACGGTGAGGACACCGAGATCAATCGCACGCTCGATATCGCCCGCGATGCCCCGTGGCCCGCGAACTATCCGGCTCGTACCCTCGGCAATCCGTTCCTGGACCGCTGGCGGGACCGCGACGACGAACTGCGCGCCACTCCCGAAGCGTTGCACGAGTATCGAGCGGCGGCCGCACGCGGTGACATATCGGTGATCCCGGTCTGGGCCGGGCAAGCGGTCGGCCTCGTCACCGATATCCAGCCTGCCGCGGATATCGTCGCCGCCATCGTGGCCGAAGCGGAACGCGCACTGGCCCGTATCGACCGCTGA
- a CDS encoding glycine hydroxymethyltransferase, giving the protein MSESEAFRSGLDVVRAVEPRIAAAIAQELDDQRESLKLIASENYASPAVLLAMGNWLSDKYAEGTIGRRFYAGCRNVDTVESIAAEHARALFGAEHAYVQPHSGIDANLVAFWAVLAQRVEVPALERAAVRQVNDLTEADWAALRRELGDQRMLGMSLDAGGHLTHGFRPNISGKMFDQRSYGTDPETGLLDYAAVREAAREFRPLILVAGYSAYPRRVDFAIMREIADEVGATLMVDMAHFAGLVAGKVFSGNEDPVPHAHIVTSTTHKSLRGPRGGLVLCDSGLVDQVDRGCPMVLGGPLPHVMAAKAVALAEARAPEFADYAQRVVDNARALADGLLRRGARLVTGGTDNHLVLIDVSGYGLTGRQAESALLDAGIVTNRNAIPRDPNGAWYTTGIRVGTPALTTRGVDAAGMDEIADLLDIVLRATTPTGKARYALADGVAERVRARSAELLARHPLYPGLELR; this is encoded by the coding sequence GTGTCCGAATCCGAGGCGTTCCGATCCGGTCTGGATGTCGTCCGCGCGGTCGAACCGCGTATCGCGGCGGCGATCGCACAGGAACTCGACGATCAGCGTGAATCGCTGAAGCTGATCGCCAGCGAGAACTACGCCTCGCCGGCGGTCCTGCTGGCGATGGGGAACTGGCTGTCCGACAAGTACGCCGAAGGAACGATCGGACGGCGGTTCTATGCGGGCTGCCGCAACGTCGACACGGTCGAGTCGATCGCGGCGGAGCATGCCCGTGCGCTGTTCGGCGCGGAACATGCCTACGTGCAACCACATTCGGGTATCGATGCGAATCTGGTGGCATTCTGGGCGGTGCTGGCGCAGCGCGTGGAGGTGCCGGCCCTCGAGCGGGCCGCGGTGCGGCAGGTCAACGATCTCACCGAGGCGGACTGGGCGGCGTTGCGACGGGAGCTCGGTGATCAGCGCATGCTCGGCATGTCGCTGGACGCCGGCGGGCATCTCACACACGGGTTCCGGCCCAACATCTCCGGCAAGATGTTCGACCAGCGCAGTTACGGGACCGATCCCGAGACCGGCCTGCTCGATTACGCGGCGGTCCGGGAGGCCGCGCGGGAATTCCGGCCGTTGATTCTGGTGGCCGGTTACTCCGCCTATCCGCGACGGGTCGACTTCGCGATCATGCGCGAGATCGCCGACGAGGTGGGTGCCACGCTGATGGTGGACATGGCCCACTTCGCGGGGCTGGTGGCCGGAAAAGTGTTCTCCGGCAACGAGGATCCGGTGCCGCACGCGCATATCGTCACCAGCACCACGCACAAGTCCCTGCGCGGTCCGCGCGGTGGGCTCGTGCTGTGCGATTCCGGTCTGGTGGATCAGGTGGACCGGGGCTGCCCGATGGTGCTCGGCGGACCGCTGCCGCATGTGATGGCGGCGAAGGCGGTCGCGCTGGCCGAGGCCCGCGCACCGGAATTCGCGGATTACGCGCAGCGCGTGGTCGACAACGCCAGAGCGCTCGCCGACGGGCTGCTGCGTCGCGGCGCTCGCCTGGTCACCGGCGGCACCGACAACCATCTGGTCCTGATCGACGTCTCCGGGTACGGGCTGACCGGTCGCCAGGCCGAGTCCGCGCTGCTGGATGCGGGCATCGTCACCAATCGCAATGCGATTCCCCGGGATCCGAACGGCGCCTGGTACACCACCGGTATCCGCGTCGGCACTCCGGCGCTGACCACCCGGGGTGTCGACGCGGCGGGTATGGACGAGATCGCCGATCTCCTCGACATCGTGCTGCGTGCCACGACGCCGACCGGTAAGGCGCGCTACGCACTTGCCGACGGTGTCGCCGAGCGCGTGCGTGCCCGCTCGGCCGAACTGCTCGCCCGCCATCCGCTGTATCCGGGTCTCGAGCTGCGATGA
- a CDS encoding LOG family protein, translating into MTAVPTGAAASAGPSRPAPQIAVCGPRDCTEPEAGTAREAGRLLALAGAVVLCGGGTGVMAAVAEGASGAGGFVVGIRPDTDRTAVCPGLSAVVYTNMGEARNAILVASADAVIVIGGSWGTLTEFAFARHRDLPVVSLGGWSIVDAAGAPVGPTRTATTAAEAAEIALAAALARIQ; encoded by the coding sequence ATGACCGCCGTGCCCACCGGAGCAGCCGCATCCGCCGGACCGTCCCGGCCGGCGCCACAGATCGCGGTCTGCGGCCCACGCGACTGCACCGAGCCGGAAGCCGGCACGGCTCGGGAGGCCGGTCGCCTCCTGGCCTTGGCGGGTGCGGTGGTGCTCTGCGGCGGTGGCACCGGTGTGATGGCGGCGGTTGCCGAAGGCGCTTCCGGCGCAGGCGGTTTCGTGGTCGGCATCCGGCCGGATACGGATCGGACGGCGGTGTGCCCGGGTCTGTCCGCCGTGGTGTACACGAATATGGGCGAGGCCCGCAACGCGATCCTGGTGGCGTCGGCGGACGCGGTCATCGTGATCGGCGGATCCTGGGGCACCTTGACGGAATTCGCGTTCGCCCGGCATCGTGACCTCCCGGTGGTGTCGCTGGGCGGCTGGTCGATCGTGGACGCCGCCGGCGCTCCCGTCGGCCCCACACGCACGGCGACCACCGCGGCCGAGGCGGCCGAGATCGCGCTCGCCGCCGCGCTTGCTCGAATTCAGTAG
- a CDS encoding LLM class flavin-dependent oxidoreductase, whose amino-acid sequence MTSARIPERLGLFTRLVRSSADEDAATVFRHALEQIAAAERLGFETAWVAQHHLEPDEGGLPSPLVFLAHVAARFPGLRLGTAIVTLALEDPIRVAEDASVLDTLASGRLELGFGAGGSGHAFDLFGVPGAERQRVYADKLDRVRAALSGAPLLGARRLNPPGGTLPQRLWQATFSVSGAERAGAAGDGLLLSKAQPRAAAAPDATLSQLQEPMVDAYLAALPAGAVPRIGASRGVFVADDRETAQTLAERGATRHLAWQRRNGGGPERADTVAEVLRDCYVGTPDDVAEQVAADTVLGRATELMIQVHPVDPGHEATLRSVELFATEVVPRLGRPMPGTVTTGTL is encoded by the coding sequence ATGACCTCCGCACGGATTCCCGAGCGTCTGGGCCTGTTCACCCGGCTCGTTCGTTCCTCGGCCGACGAGGACGCGGCGACGGTCTTCCGGCACGCGCTGGAGCAGATCGCGGCGGCCGAGCGGCTCGGCTTCGAGACCGCGTGGGTGGCGCAACATCATCTGGAGCCGGACGAGGGCGGGCTGCCGTCGCCGCTGGTATTCCTCGCACACGTCGCGGCCAGGTTCCCGGGGCTGCGGCTGGGCACGGCGATCGTCACGCTGGCGCTGGAGGATCCGATCCGGGTGGCGGAGGACGCGTCCGTGCTGGACACGCTGGCTTCGGGCCGGCTCGAGCTCGGTTTCGGCGCCGGTGGCTCGGGGCATGCGTTCGACCTGTTCGGAGTGCCCGGTGCCGAGCGGCAGCGCGTGTACGCGGACAAGCTGGACCGGGTGCGGGCCGCGTTGTCGGGTGCGCCGCTGCTGGGTGCGCGGCGGCTGAATCCGCCCGGTGGCACCCTGCCGCAGCGGCTCTGGCAGGCGACGTTCTCGGTATCCGGCGCGGAGCGGGCCGGTGCCGCCGGGGACGGGCTGCTGTTGTCGAAGGCGCAGCCGCGCGCGGCCGCCGCACCCGATGCCACACTGTCGCAGCTCCAGGAGCCGATGGTGGACGCGTATCTCGCGGCCCTGCCCGCCGGCGCGGTCCCGCGGATCGGGGCGTCACGCGGGGTGTTCGTGGCCGACGATCGCGAGACGGCACAAACGCTGGCCGAGCGCGGCGCCACCCGCCACCTCGCCTGGCAGCGCCGCAACGGCGGCGGCCCCGAGCGGGCCGACACCGTGGCCGAGGTGCTGCGCGACTGCTACGTGGGGACGCCGGACGATGTCGCGGAGCAGGTGGCCGCCGATACCGTACTGGGCCGCGCCACCGAGTTGATGATCCAGGTGCATCCGGTCGATCCGGGTCACGAGGCCACCCTGCGCTCTGTCGAGCTGTTCGCGACCGAGGTCGTGCCGCGGCTCGGCCGCCCGATGCCGGGCACGGTGACGACCGGAACGCTGTGA
- a CDS encoding HAD-IIA family hydrolase gives MSGVAGVLYDIDGVLVTSWREIPGAAATLRRIRAAGLRRAFLTNTTSVTCAQIAARLRGVGIEVEDGEIVTAARLTATYLRQEYPGARVWVLNHGDVDADLAGVPRDDERPEVVVLGGAGAEFTHRALSRVVELMLDGVPVVAMQGGSTWATADGLRIDTGVYLPGLEAAGRARITVVGKPSGTGFHICAELIGSGPADIVMVGDDLYSDVLAAQRIGMIGVLVRTGKFHAAALAGAERAPDYVVDSIADLPDVLAGIPDALE, from the coding sequence ATGTCGGGTGTGGCGGGCGTCCTGTACGACATCGACGGGGTGCTGGTGACCTCCTGGCGGGAGATTCCGGGGGCAGCCGCTACGCTGCGCCGGATCCGGGCCGCCGGGCTGCGGCGGGCCTTTCTCACCAACACCACGTCGGTCACCTGTGCACAGATCGCGGCGCGGCTGCGGGGTGTGGGAATCGAGGTCGAGGACGGGGAGATCGTCACCGCGGCCCGGTTGACCGCCACATATCTGCGGCAGGAGTATCCGGGTGCGCGGGTGTGGGTGCTCAATCACGGTGATGTCGACGCCGATCTGGCCGGAGTGCCGCGCGACGACGAGCGGCCCGAAGTGGTGGTGCTCGGTGGCGCCGGCGCCGAATTCACGCATCGGGCGCTGAGCCGCGTGGTGGAACTGATGCTCGACGGTGTTCCGGTGGTCGCCATGCAGGGCGGGAGCACCTGGGCCACCGCCGACGGGCTGCGGATCGATACCGGCGTCTATCTGCCCGGTCTGGAGGCGGCGGGGCGCGCGCGAATCACGGTGGTGGGCAAGCCGTCCGGTACCGGATTCCACATCTGTGCGGAGTTGATCGGCAGTGGCCCTGCGGACATCGTCATGGTGGGCGACGATCTGTACTCGGATGTCCTTGCGGCACAACGGATCGGGATGATCGGAGTATTGGTGCGAACCGGTAAGTTCCATGCGGCCGCACTGGCCGGGGCGGAGCGGGCGCCGGACTATGTCGTGGACTCGATCGCGGATCTGCCGGACGTACTCGCGGGCATACCCGATGCGTTGGAGTAA
- a CDS encoding TetR/AcrR family transcriptional regulator has product MSQETNTGRMYAGQPVEDRQRQRRARFLESGLTVFARDGYANSSVGAICKDAGLSSRQFYEEFTGRESLLLELYEQIDRESRESVAEALAAHTDAAAVETIDAAVRAYIESIGRDPRKARVALVEVVGAGPKVEKFRLELRRAWGSLLAGAAEDAALHGEIPSGDYEMRSLAIIGAVNYVVDAWSGSDPRPPLTDVTQVLRRVIIGAVSA; this is encoded by the coding sequence ATGTCACAGGAAACGAACACGGGCAGGATGTACGCCGGACAGCCCGTAGAAGACCGGCAGCGGCAGCGACGTGCGCGTTTTCTGGAGTCCGGTCTCACGGTGTTCGCGCGCGACGGCTACGCGAACAGCTCGGTGGGGGCGATCTGCAAAGATGCCGGACTCTCCTCGCGTCAGTTCTACGAGGAGTTCACCGGCCGGGAATCGCTGCTGCTCGAGCTGTACGAACAGATCGACAGGGAGTCAAGGGAATCGGTGGCCGAGGCGCTGGCGGCCCATACCGACGCCGCCGCGGTGGAGACCATCGATGCGGCGGTGCGGGCCTACATCGAGTCGATCGGACGGGATCCGCGCAAGGCGCGGGTGGCGCTGGTCGAGGTGGTCGGCGCGGGGCCCAAGGTGGAGAAGTTCCGGCTCGAATTGCGCCGTGCCTGGGGATCTTTGCTGGCCGGCGCGGCCGAGGACGCGGCGTTGCACGGTGAGATCCCTTCCGGCGACTACGAGATGCGCTCGCTCGCGATCATCGGCGCGGTCAACTACGTCGTGGATGCCTGGAGCGGTTCGGATCCCAGGCCGCCGCTGACGGATGTGACCCAGGTGCTGCGGCGGGTGATCATCGGCGCGGTCAGTGCCTGA
- a CDS encoding NAD-binding protein has translation MESAGTAAGAPNFVLCGGNPLVHQLAVRLLERYGEATVTAVLPASDPEWVPLLRALDRVRVIFAARPDEATLRAAGVAEAHALALLDNGDVENFHAALRASEMNPRIRLVIRMFNTGLGFRIRTLFADCVVLSISEMAAPSLIAAALGERAVTYLRLGERTLYVTESETESVHPVICGIRESPDGVELVAPGEPADRALALATRVPYSPRRRHRWLGVFRYLVRNTLIRLMLVLLCLVALGCCLLVATGTGWGAAAYETLLDAAGAAGSEPEKRPMFKVLQLAITFVGLAMTPVVTALVVGGVLRAQLTASARPDPSRYENHVVVAGLGNVGMRIVEQLSDLGVRVVALDHKEDARGTALARSLGVPVVFGQATWEDSLHAAGVARARALVLATNSDAVNLEAAMLGQSYRDDLRVVLRLSDDDLAERVQRSLQKAVARSVFQLAAPGFAAALVESRVIATLSIDRTTLLVAELPVESGSALAGRPMHAATLPGRTRVLAVQRAVGVEPSWQPPPDTVLTPGNHLIAIATRAGLDELQILCAAGTPAASADPVAESPPVLPPSGPVAPTVAAVRASVDSAAVTESLILSQTAPVAPVDAAVVTESPLTLPLSGSVAPAAVVAAEPPDSPDTAVAQPIREPSASASADERTDPVA, from the coding sequence GTGGAATCGGCGGGGACGGCGGCGGGCGCACCGAATTTCGTTCTGTGCGGTGGCAATCCGCTCGTTCATCAGCTGGCTGTGCGGTTGCTGGAACGGTACGGCGAGGCCACCGTGACCGCCGTACTGCCCGCCTCGGACCCCGAATGGGTGCCGTTGTTGCGGGCACTGGACCGGGTGCGTGTCATATTCGCCGCACGGCCGGACGAGGCCACGTTGCGGGCCGCCGGGGTGGCCGAGGCGCACGCGCTGGCGTTGCTGGACAACGGCGATGTCGAGAATTTCCACGCCGCGCTACGGGCCTCCGAGATGAATCCGCGCATTCGGCTGGTCATCCGAATGTTCAACACCGGCCTCGGATTTCGAATCCGTACTTTGTTCGCCGACTGCGTGGTGCTGTCCATCTCGGAAATGGCGGCGCCGTCGCTCATCGCGGCCGCGCTCGGCGAGCGCGCGGTGACCTATCTGCGGCTCGGTGAACGCACGCTCTATGTCACCGAATCTGAAACAGAATCTGTTCATCCGGTGATCTGTGGCATCCGGGAAAGTCCGGACGGTGTCGAACTGGTGGCACCCGGCGAACCCGCCGACCGCGCACTGGCACTGGCGACGCGGGTGCCGTATTCGCCACGGCGGCGGCATCGCTGGCTCGGAGTGTTCCGTTATCTGGTGCGCAACACTCTGATTCGGCTGATGCTGGTGCTGCTGTGCCTGGTCGCGCTCGGCTGCTGCCTGCTGGTCGCGACCGGAACCGGTTGGGGCGCGGCAGCATACGAGACGTTGCTGGACGCGGCGGGCGCCGCCGGTTCGGAACCGGAGAAGCGGCCGATGTTCAAGGTGCTCCAGCTGGCGATCACCTTCGTCGGCCTGGCGATGACACCGGTGGTGACGGCCCTGGTCGTGGGCGGGGTGCTGCGCGCGCAGTTGACCGCGTCGGCCCGCCCGGACCCGTCCCGATACGAGAACCACGTGGTGGTGGCCGGATTGGGCAATGTCGGTATGCGCATCGTCGAGCAGCTCAGCGATCTGGGTGTCCGGGTGGTGGCCCTGGACCACAAGGAGGATGCGCGCGGCACCGCTCTCGCGCGCTCGCTCGGTGTGCCCGTGGTGTTCGGCCAGGCCACGTGGGAGGACTCGCTGCACGCCGCCGGGGTGGCCCGGGCCCGTGCTCTGGTGCTGGCCACCAACAGTGACGCGGTGAATCTGGAGGCCGCGATGCTGGGCCAGTCCTACCGTGACGACCTGCGCGTGGTGCTGCGGCTGTCCGACGACGACCTCGCCGAGCGGGTCCAGCGCAGTCTGCAGAAGGCCGTGGCGCGCAGCGTGTTCCAGCTGGCCGCACCCGGATTCGCCGCCGCGCTGGTGGAGAGCCGGGTGATCGCCACGCTGTCGATCGACCGCACCACCCTGCTGGTCGCCGAACTCCCGGTGGAATCCGGCTCCGCCCTCGCGGGGCGTCCCATGCACGCCGCAACCCTGCCCGGCCGCACTCGCGTCCTGGCGGTCCAGCGCGCGGTCGGTGTGGAACCGAGCTGGCAACCACCCCCCGACACCGTCCTCACCCCCGGCAACCACCTCATCGCGATCGCCACCCGCGCCGGTCTGGACGAGCTCCAGATCCTCTGCGCCGCAGGCACTCCCGCCGCATCAGCGGATCCGGTCGCCGAGTCGCCGCCGGTCCTGCCCCCGTCCGGGCCGGTCGCGCCGACTGTCGCGGCGGTTCGGGCATCGGTCGATTCGGCCGCCGTGACGGAGTCGCTCATCCTGTCCCAGACCGCGCCGGTCGCGCCGGTCGACGCGGCTGTCGTGACGGAGTCGCCGCTCACCCTGCCCCTGTCCGGGTCGGTCGCGCCGGCCGCCGTGGTGGCAGCGGAGCCGCCCGACTCGCCGGATACTGCTGTAGCGCAGCCGATTCGGGAGCCGTCGGCATCGGCGAGTGCGGACGAACGAACCGATCCCGTGGCGTAG
- a CDS encoding alpha/beta fold hydrolase — METVPIQLADGSTVPVRMVPARGPHRHPITPDAPRAVVVIMPGLGVPGMYYGDFARELAGRGFDVAIGELRGNGDSRPAVGPTSTYGYHELVSVDFPAMFQAIRDRFPASTPILLGHSIGGQLGVMYAARIRGRLGGLILVASGTPHHRGYRGLAGPGMVFGPTAVSLAANLFGYWPGDRITAGGFGRQSKVLIADWARLARTGRFVPVDADIDYEERIGRLTLPVLSITVRGDELAPRGSADQLLAKLPRARITKWHNPDRLGHNGWITDPGSTVTRVEGWLRNM; from the coding sequence ATGGAGACTGTCCCAATCCAGTTGGCGGACGGGAGTACCGTTCCGGTGCGGATGGTGCCCGCGCGTGGGCCGCATCGGCACCCGATCACGCCGGATGCGCCGCGGGCGGTGGTCGTGATCATGCCCGGGTTGGGGGTGCCGGGGATGTACTACGGCGATTTCGCGCGGGAGCTGGCCGGGCGCGGATTCGATGTGGCGATCGGGGAGTTGCGGGGCAACGGGGACAGCCGGCCTGCCGTCGGGCCCACGAGCACCTATGGGTATCACGAGTTGGTGTCCGTGGATTTCCCGGCGATGTTCCAGGCGATCCGGGACCGGTTTCCGGCGAGTACGCCGATCCTGTTGGGGCACAGTATCGGTGGTCAGTTGGGAGTGATGTACGCGGCGCGGATCCGCGGGCGGCTCGGGGGGCTGATCCTCGTCGCGTCCGGGACGCCGCATCATCGCGGCTATCGCGGTCTGGCGGGGCCGGGCATGGTGTTCGGGCCGACCGCGGTGTCGCTGGCGGCCAACCTCTTCGGTTACTGGCCCGGCGACCGGATCACCGCCGGTGGGTTCGGCCGGCAGTCGAAGGTGCTGATCGCCGACTGGGCCCGGCTGGCCCGCACCGGCCGATTCGTCCCCGTCGACGCGGATATCGACTACGAGGAACGGATCGGCCGGCTGACCCTGCCGGTGTTGTCGATCACGGTGCGCGGCGACGAACTCGCCCCGCGCGGTTCCGCCGACCAGCTGCTGGCGAAACTGCCCCGGGCCCGGATCACGAAGTGGCACAACCCGGATCGGCTGGGCCACAACGGGTGGATCACCGATCCGGGGTCGACCGTGACGCGCGTCGAGGGCTGGCTGCGCAATATGTAG
- a CDS encoding prolyl oligopeptidase family protein has protein sequence MTGVDAQQTDPYLWLEEVTGDRALDWARAHNEVVVEHFATSDRFSGLEHRILDMLDTDTRIAYPTRRGSWLYNFWRDAEHPKGLWRRTTFEEYATDDPAWEVLVDLDTLAAAEDENWVWGGAAVLRPEQSLALISLSRGGADAKVIREFDMTTKQFREPPSPENETADGFFLPEAKSQLRWIDADNVYVGTDFGPGSLTDSGYPRIVKRWRRGTPLEQAETVFEGETGDVMVSAGYDRTPGYERHYVARATDFFNESVYLLEDDGNLRFMDVPSDASESWYKDWMLVRLKTSWTPETDGGTPVTYPAGALLAINLDRFLSGARDFDVVFTPDEHTSLHGYGWTENYLVLITLEDVQTRLYVVTPGDWQRSPLADAPPMATTSVMNLDPLEGGDEFMLISSGFTTPGTLLASSVGGDTTPLKQEPSFFDAEGIVTEQFFATSDDGTRVPYFVIRHRDHIGTPGPTVMSGYGGFEVSRTPAYSGASGMGWLERGGTWVMTNIRGGGEYGPQWHTQAQKAERHRVYEDFSSIAKDLVARGITTAAQLGAVGGSNGGLLMGVMLTRYPELFGAIVCQVPLLDMKRYHLLLAGASWIAEYGDPDKPEEWAFISEYSPYQNTDPDRAYPPILFTTSTRDDRVHPGHARKMAALLEAEGHTIWYHENIEGGHGGAADNKQMAFQAALIYEFFSQMLLDDPAR, from the coding sequence ATGACCGGCGTCGACGCGCAACAGACCGATCCGTATCTCTGGCTCGAGGAGGTGACGGGGGACCGCGCTCTGGACTGGGCCCGTGCCCACAACGAGGTGGTGGTCGAGCACTTCGCCACCTCGGATCGGTTCTCCGGGTTGGAGCACCGCATCCTCGACATGCTCGATACCGACACCCGCATCGCCTATCCGACCCGCCGCGGCAGTTGGCTGTACAACTTCTGGCGTGATGCCGAACACCCCAAAGGGCTGTGGCGGCGTACCACGTTCGAGGAGTACGCCACCGACGATCCCGCGTGGGAGGTGCTCGTCGATCTCGACACGCTGGCCGCCGCCGAGGACGAGAACTGGGTGTGGGGCGGCGCGGCCGTGCTGCGTCCCGAGCAGTCACTCGCGCTGATCAGCCTGTCTCGCGGCGGCGCCGACGCGAAGGTGATCCGCGAATTCGACATGACCACCAAGCAGTTCCGCGAGCCGCCGAGCCCGGAGAACGAGACGGCCGACGGCTTCTTCCTGCCCGAGGCGAAATCGCAGCTGCGCTGGATCGACGCCGACAACGTCTATGTCGGAACCGATTTCGGCCCCGGTTCGCTCACCGACTCCGGCTATCCGCGCATCGTCAAACGCTGGCGGCGCGGCACCCCACTGGAGCAGGCCGAGACCGTGTTCGAGGGCGAGACCGGCGATGTGATGGTCTCCGCCGGGTACGACCGCACTCCCGGCTACGAGCGCCACTACGTCGCCCGCGCCACCGACTTCTTCAACGAATCCGTGTATCTGCTCGAGGACGACGGCAACCTCCGGTTCATGGACGTGCCGAGCGACGCCTCCGAATCCTGGTACAAGGACTGGATGTTGGTGCGGCTCAAGACCTCCTGGACCCCGGAGACCGACGGAGGCACCCCCGTCACCTATCCGGCGGGCGCCCTGCTCGCCATCAACCTCGACCGATTCCTTTCGGGCGCACGGGATTTCGACGTGGTGTTCACCCCCGACGAGCACACGTCGCTGCACGGCTACGGCTGGACCGAGAACTATCTGGTGCTCATCACCCTGGAGGACGTGCAGACCAGGCTGTACGTGGTGACCCCCGGCGACTGGCAGCGGTCGCCGCTCGCCGACGCCCCGCCGATGGCCACCACCAGTGTGATGAACCTCGACCCGCTCGAGGGCGGCGACGAATTCATGCTCATCTCCAGCGGTTTCACCACCCCCGGCACCCTGCTGGCCAGTTCGGTCGGCGGCGACACCACCCCGCTGAAGCAGGAGCCGAGCTTCTTCGACGCCGAGGGCATCGTCACCGAGCAGTTCTTCGCCACCTCCGACGACGGCACCCGGGTGCCGTATTTCGTGATCCGGCACCGCGACCACATCGGCACCCCGGGCCCGACGGTGATGTCCGGCTACGGCGGCTTCGAGGTGTCGCGCACCCCGGCCTACAGCGGCGCCTCCGGCATGGGCTGGCTGGAGCGCGGCGGCACCTGGGTGATGACCAACATCCGCGGCGGCGGCGAATACGGTCCGCAGTGGCACACCCAGGCGCAGAAGGCCGAACGGCACCGCGTGTACGAGGATTTCTCCTCGATCGCGAAAGACCTTGTCGCCCGGGGCATCACGACGGCCGCGCAACTGGGTGCGGTGGGCGGCAGCAACGGTGGCCTGCTGATGGGCGTCATGCTGACCCGGTATCCGGAACTGTTCGGCGCCATCGTCTGCCAGGTCCCGCTGCTGGACATGAAGCGCTATCACCTGCTGCTGGCGGGCGCCTCGTGGATCGCCGAATACGGCGACCCGGACAAGCCGGAGGAGTGGGCCTTCATCAGCGAGTACTCCCCGTACCAGAACACCGATCCGGACCGGGCCTACCCGCCGATCCTGTTCACCACCTCCACCCGCGACGATCGCGTCCATCCGGGTCACGCCCGCAAGATGGCCGCGCTGCTCGAGGCGGAAGGTCACACCATCTGGTACCACGAGAACATCGAGGGCGGCCACGGCGGCGCGGCCGACAACAAGCAGATGGCGTTCCAGGCGGCGCTGATCTACGAGTTCTTCAGCCAGATGCTGCTCGACGACCCCGCTCGCTGA